One genomic window of Glycine max cultivar Williams 82 chromosome 16, Glycine_max_v4.0, whole genome shotgun sequence includes the following:
- the LOC100798956 gene encoding protein BIG GRAIN 1-like B, with product MDKWDNKPSRKQHHRENPSFSSTLLDVIYRSIDEDPTEEKEEAQLIFYRETMRKQKQGNCFREEKPEAEKHNSRRARKVENWMEKRASEKVLMGRNSLTEFERRTRSNSISNTLSMYSSSTSSESSSVGGFSSSESESFYYGVQRPKPIKTSVSDKTKTKTNFDASLHSHNFRSHSSQSQKPKHENGFGKTKSKALKILYGELKKAKQPISPGAKLASFLNSLFTSTGNAKKAKVSTTTTSTYRPVLIPIATDRVADTKSVSAAQQQPGSTCSSASSFSRSCLSKTPSSRSGAKRSVRFCPVSVIVDEDCRPCGHKNLHEGEESLVDSRGKNRSEELRLHVMQESRRVEELARDLLKNYQKKSEVEFDDVMHYEDEEEEEDDDDVASCASSDLFELDNLSAIGIERYREELPVYETTHFNTNRAIANGFIL from the coding sequence ATGGACAAGTGGGACAATAAACCCTCAAGAAAACAGCACCACAGAGAAAACCCTTCATTCTCTTCCACTCTTCTTGACGTTATCTACCGTTCCATCGACGAAGATCCAAcggaggagaaggaagaagcCCAACTCATCTTCTACAGAGAAACCATGAGGAAGCAGAAACAGGGCAATTGTTTCAGAGAAGAAAAACCCGAAGCTGAGAAGCACAACTCTCGCAGGGCCAGGAAGGTGGAGAATTGGATGGAGAAGAGAGCCAGCGAGAAGGTTCTCATGGGGAGAAACTCACTGACGGAATTTGAAAGAAGAACGCGAAGCAATTCAATTTCAAACACACTCTCCATGTATTCAAGCTCAACCTCCTCTGAGTCTAGCTCTGTTGGAGGGTTCTCTTCTTCAGAGTCAGAGTCCTTCTATTATGGAGTGCAAAGGCCAAAGCCAATTAAAACCAGTGTTTCTgataaaaccaaaaccaaaaccaacttCGATGCTTCACTCCACAGTCACAACTTCAGGAGCCACTCTTCCCAAAGCCAAAAGCCAAAGCATGAGAACGGTTTTGGCaaaaccaagtccaaagccttGAAAATCCTCTATGGTGAGTTGAAGAAAGCAAAGCAACCAATTTCACCTGGTGCAAAACTTGCTAGCTTCCTCAACTCTCTCTTCACTTCAACTGGAAATGCCAAGAAAGCAAAggtttcaacaacaacaacatctacTTATCGTCCCGTCCTGATCCCGATTGCGACAGATCGTGTTGCTGATACTAAATCAGTATCAGCAGCACAACAACAACCTGGTTCCACTTGTTCATCAGCATCTTCTTTTTCAAGGTCTTGTTTGAGCAAAACCCCTTCTTCAAGATCAGGTGCAAAAAGGTCTGTGAGGTTTTGTCCTGTGAGTGTGATAGTGGATGAAGATTGCAGGCCTTGTGGTCACAAGAATCTTCATGAAGGTGAAGAGAGTTTGGTGGATTCCCGTGGAAAGAACAGAAGTGAGGAACTTAGGCTGCATGTCATGCAGGAGAGTCGCAGGGTGGAGGAGTTAGCAAGAGACTTGTTGAAGAATTATCAGAAAAAGAGTGAAGTGGAGTTTGATGATGTCATGCAttatgaagatgaagaagaagaagaagatgatgatgatgtggcTAGTTGTGCAAGTTCTGATCTTTTTGAGTTGGATAATCTATCAGCTATTGGGATTGAGAGGTATAGGGAAGAGTTGCCTGTGTACGAAACTACCCATTTCAATACCAATAGAGCCATTGCCAATGGTTTCATTCTGTAA
- the LOC100806562 gene encoding uncharacterized protein, which translates to MNVESERKDEQEVKGWRKALKSVGNWLAHKDKDEWLKDMRGMLSLVSTVIATMTFQSALNPPGGVRPGNESGVVQCPVNKADNNPCPGESILAVVYPDEYEKFLIWNTTCFISSLAVCVLLVGGFPLKHRFFTWLLSIGMCITISSLTLTYMYGAGMVTPDTLWKSTASSLFEKVIYIWISLLGLVAFVLCLRLIVWIVFACM; encoded by the coding sequence ATGAACGTTGAAAGCGAGAGGAAAGATGAACAAGAGGTGAAAGGGTGGAGAAAAGCtttaaaaagtgtagggaattGGCTGGCACATAAGGATAAGGATGAATGGTTGAAGGACATGAGGGGAATGCTGAGTTTGGTGTCTACGGTGATCGCAACAATGACCTTTCAAAGTGCTTTAAATCCACCAGGTGGAGTTAGACCCGGAAACGAGAGTGGAGTTGTTCAATGCCCAGTAAACAAAGCAGATAATAATCCATGTCCCGGAGAATCTATCCTAGCTGTTGTTTACCCTGATGAATATGAAAAATTCCTCATTTGGAACACAACATGTTTCATTTCATCTTTAGCAGTGTGTGTCTTGCTTGTAGGTGGGTTCCCTCTCAAACACAGATTCTTCACCTGGCTTTTGTCAATAGGGATGTGCATCACCATCTCCAGCCTCACTCTTACCTACATGTATGGTGCGGGAATGGTCACCCCGGATACCCTTTGGAAATCAACCGCATCATCCTTGTTTgaaaaagttatttatatttgGATTTCACTGCTAGGACTCGTCGCATTTGTCCTTTGCCTACGCCTAATTGTTTGGATTGTCTTTGCCTGCATGTAA